A genomic region of Pseudomonas sp. MPC6 contains the following coding sequences:
- the mdcE gene encoding biotin-independent malonate decarboxylase subunit gamma, with the protein MSSYSLRGLHWFNALSAGAKPVEGLPASLKVADGVLGDRCVRFIAVVADPDNRFVRARNGEVGLLEGWGLAKAVDEAIAADLDKTHKRALIAIVDVPSQAYGRREEALGIHQALAGAADSYARARLAGHAVIGLLVGKAMSGAFLAHGYQANRLIALRDPGVMVHAMGKASAARVTLRSVEELEALAASVPPMAYDIDSYASLGLLWETLSVEQIEQPTAADLTRVTECLTQAIGDVATSGRDLSSRLGATSRAASSKVRQLLREQW; encoded by the coding sequence ATGAGTTCGTATTCCCTGAGAGGCTTGCACTGGTTCAATGCCTTGAGTGCAGGCGCTAAACCGGTTGAGGGTTTACCGGCTTCGTTGAAGGTTGCCGATGGTGTTCTGGGTGATCGTTGCGTTCGATTCATCGCCGTAGTCGCCGACCCCGACAACCGCTTCGTCCGCGCCCGTAATGGCGAGGTGGGTCTGCTGGAAGGTTGGGGCCTGGCCAAGGCTGTGGATGAAGCGATCGCAGCCGATCTGGATAAAACGCACAAACGCGCCTTGATCGCCATCGTCGATGTGCCCAGTCAGGCCTACGGTCGACGCGAGGAAGCGCTCGGCATTCATCAGGCCCTGGCCGGGGCGGCAGACAGTTATGCCCGTGCGCGCCTGGCCGGCCACGCCGTGATCGGCTTGCTGGTGGGCAAGGCCATGTCCGGGGCGTTTCTGGCGCATGGTTATCAGGCCAACCGGCTGATCGCCCTGCGGGATCCGGGGGTGATGGTGCATGCGATGGGCAAGGCTTCGGCGGCGCGGGTGACGTTGCGCAGCGTCGAAGAACTCGAAGCACTGGCCGCCAGCGTGCCGCCGATGGCGTATGACATCGACAGTTACGCGAGCCTTGGGTTGCTCTGGGAAACCTTGTCGGTGGAACAGATCGAGCAACCGACCGCGGCGGATCTGACGCGGGTGACTGAATGCCTGACCCAGGCGATTGGCGATGTCGCCACCAGTGGCCGAGACCTGAGCAGCCGCTTGGGTGCGACCAGCCGCGCGGCGTCGAGCAAGGTTCGCCAATTGCTGAGAGAGCAGTGGTGA
- a CDS encoding biotin-independent malonate decarboxylase subunit beta, which translates to MTDSAALLKPYLQRRSFIELGARQRAKVLLDAGTFRELLDPFQRVMSPWLSRQGVVPQADDGVVIAKGSIAGLPVVIAAIEGAFQGGSLGEVGGAKIAGALELAAEDNRNGIPTRAVLLLETGGVRLQEANLGLAAIADIHAAIVDLRQYQPVIGVVAGSVGCFGGMSIAAGLCSYLLVTQEARLGLNGPQVIEQEAGLEEYNSRDRPFIWSLTGGEQRFASGLADGFVADDVAQIQEQVSRLLQKGLPEQQRSRQAELFLQRLARLDAEPQIEPATVRDLYQGERS; encoded by the coding sequence ATGACTGACAGTGCAGCCCTCCTTAAGCCATACCTGCAAAGACGCAGCTTCATCGAACTCGGTGCCCGGCAACGGGCGAAAGTCTTGCTCGATGCCGGCACCTTCCGTGAATTGCTCGACCCGTTCCAGCGCGTCATGTCGCCCTGGCTGTCGCGCCAGGGCGTGGTGCCGCAGGCCGATGACGGCGTGGTGATCGCCAAGGGCAGCATCGCCGGTCTGCCGGTGGTGATCGCGGCCATCGAAGGCGCATTCCAGGGCGGCAGCCTCGGTGAAGTCGGCGGAGCGAAGATTGCCGGTGCACTGGAACTGGCCGCCGAAGACAACCGCAATGGCATTCCCACCCGCGCCGTGTTGCTCCTGGAGACCGGCGGCGTGCGCTTGCAGGAAGCCAACCTCGGGTTGGCGGCGATTGCCGATATTCATGCCGCGATTGTCGATCTGCGCCAGTACCAGCCGGTGATCGGCGTCGTAGCCGGCAGTGTCGGTTGCTTCGGCGGGATGTCGATTGCCGCCGGGTTGTGCAGTTATTTGCTGGTGACCCAGGAAGCGCGGCTCGGCCTGAACGGCCCGCAAGTGATCGAACAGGAAGCCGGGCTTGAGGAATACAACTCCCGTGACCGGCCCTTCATCTGGAGCCTGACCGGTGGCGAGCAGCGTTTTGCCAGTGGCTTGGCAGATGGTTTTGTCGCTGACGATGTGGCGCAGATTCAGGAGCAAGTCAGCCGGTTGCTGCAAAAGGGCTTGCCTGAGCAACAACGCAGCCGTCAGGCCGAGCTGTTCCTGCAACGGCTGGCCCGCCTGGATGCCGAGCCGCAAATCGAGCCGGCGACGGTTCGCGATCTGTATCAAGGAGAGCGCTCATGA
- a CDS encoding malonate decarboxylase subunit delta: METLSFEFPAGQPPRGRTLVGCVGSGDLEVLIEPGQAGTLTIKVQTSVNGAEQRWQHLFARMFDGQNPLAMAIDIHDFGATPGVVRLRLEQGFEEIGHD; this comes from the coding sequence ATGGAAACCTTATCTTTTGAATTCCCCGCTGGGCAGCCGCCACGCGGTCGCACGCTGGTGGGTTGTGTCGGCTCGGGCGATCTGGAAGTGCTGATCGAACCGGGTCAGGCCGGCACGCTGACGATCAAGGTGCAGACCTCGGTCAATGGCGCCGAACAGCGCTGGCAGCATCTGTTCGCGCGGATGTTCGACGGCCAGAACCCACTGGCGATGGCGATTGATATCCATGATTTCGGCGCGACCCCTGGCGTGGTGCGCCTGCGTCTGGAACAAGGCTTCGAGGAGATTGGCCATGACTGA
- a CDS encoding triphosphoribosyl-dephospho-CoA synthase — MHAFNLQPKPLSLAESLADLAVDALIDEADLSPKPALVDRRGNGAHTDLHLGLMHASALSLWPAFKEMAQAASEFGEVGLPLREAIGRIGREGEQAMLATTKGVNTHRGAIWALGLLVTAAALEPESTTPGAIALRAARLALLDDRYAPHPLSHGAQVAQRYGARGAREEAQLGFPAVIQRALPQLKHSRAAGHGEQNARLDALLAIMSILADTCVLYRAGETGLQTMQLGAQAVLEAGGSASLDGRRRLHELDHQLIALNASPGGAADLLAACLFIDRIESGHGVNQGAF, encoded by the coding sequence ATGCATGCATTCAACCTGCAACCCAAACCGCTGTCACTGGCCGAAAGCCTGGCGGACCTGGCGGTGGACGCGCTGATCGACGAAGCCGACCTGTCGCCAAAACCGGCGCTGGTCGACCGTCGCGGCAATGGCGCTCATACCGATTTGCACCTGGGACTGATGCACGCTTCGGCGCTGTCGCTGTGGCCGGCGTTCAAGGAAATGGCGCAAGCGGCCAGCGAGTTTGGCGAGGTCGGTTTGCCGCTGCGCGAAGCCATCGGGCGGATCGGTCGGGAAGGGGAGCAAGCGATGCTCGCCACCACCAAAGGCGTCAATACTCATCGCGGAGCGATCTGGGCCTTGGGTTTGTTGGTCACTGCCGCCGCGCTGGAACCTGAATCCACGACCCCAGGCGCGATTGCTTTGCGCGCCGCACGCCTGGCGTTACTCGATGACCGTTACGCGCCGCATCCGCTCAGCCACGGCGCACAAGTCGCCCAGCGTTACGGTGCTCGTGGCGCTCGTGAAGAAGCGCAGCTGGGATTCCCGGCGGTGATTCAACGGGCGTTGCCGCAACTCAAACACAGCCGTGCTGCCGGCCATGGCGAGCAGAACGCCCGGCTCGATGCCTTGCTGGCGATCATGAGCATCCTGGCCGACACCTGCGTGCTCTACCGCGCAGGCGAAACGGGCCTGCAGACCATGCAGCTCGGCGCCCAAGCGGTGCTCGAGGCGGGTGGCAGCGCCAGCCTCGACGGCCGCCGCCGTTTGCATGAGCTGGACCACCAATTAATCGCATTGAACGCCTCGCCCGGCGGCGCTGCGGACTTGCTCGCCGCCTGCCTGTTCATCGACCGTATCGAGTCGGGCCACGGCGTCAACCAGGGAGCCTTCTGA
- the mdcA gene encoding malonate decarboxylase subunit alpha, giving the protein MTTTISPDSRWTRRRSEKQRRLALVRDLADGVVLPTDKIVAALEALILPGDRVVLEGNNQKQADFLSRSLAKADPGKLYDLHMIMPSVGRAEHLDLFERGIARKLDFSFAGTQSLRISQLLEDGLLEIGAIHTYIELYARLVVDLIPNVVLSAGFMADRAGNIYTGPSTEDTPALIEPAAFSDGIVIVQVNQLVDDVSDLPRVDIPASWVDFVVVADKPFYIEPLFTRDPRHIKPVHVLMAMMAIRGIYEKHNVQSLNHGIGFNTAAIELILPTYGESLGLKGKICRNWTLNPHPTLIPAIESGWVESVHCFGTELGMENYIAARPDVFFTGRDGSLRSNRMFCQLAGQYAVDLFIGATLQVDGDGHSSTVTRGRLAGFGGAPNMGHDPRGRRHGTPAWLDMRHDDAPEALLERGKKLVVQMVETFQEGGKPTFVETLDAVEVARKSGMPLAPIMIYGDDVTHLLTEEGIAYLYKARSLEERQAMIAAVAGVTVIGLRHNPKDTARMRREGLIALPEDLGIRRTDATRELLAAKSVADLVEWSGGLYNPPAKFRSW; this is encoded by the coding sequence ATGACAACAACAATATCCCCCGACTCGCGATGGACGCGGCGGCGCAGCGAAAAGCAGCGGCGTCTCGCGCTGGTGCGAGATCTCGCCGACGGTGTGGTGTTGCCCACCGACAAAATCGTGGCGGCGCTGGAGGCCTTGATCCTGCCCGGCGACCGTGTGGTGCTGGAAGGCAATAACCAGAAGCAGGCGGATTTCCTCTCGCGCTCCCTGGCCAAGGCTGACCCGGGCAAGCTGTATGACCTGCACATGATCATGCCCAGCGTCGGTCGCGCCGAGCATCTGGACCTGTTCGAACGCGGCATCGCCCGCAAGCTCGACTTCTCCTTTGCCGGCACCCAGAGCCTGCGCATCAGCCAGTTGCTCGAAGACGGCCTGCTGGAAATCGGCGCGATCCACACCTACATCGAACTCTATGCGCGACTGGTGGTGGACCTGATTCCCAACGTCGTGCTCTCGGCCGGTTTCATGGCCGACCGCGCCGGCAATATCTACACCGGCCCGAGCACCGAAGACACTCCAGCATTGATCGAACCCGCCGCCTTCAGCGACGGTATTGTCATCGTCCAGGTCAATCAGTTGGTGGACGATGTCAGTGACCTGCCGCGGGTCGACATCCCGGCCTCCTGGGTGGACTTCGTGGTGGTGGCCGACAAACCGTTCTACATCGAACCGCTGTTTACCCGTGATCCACGGCACATCAAGCCCGTTCACGTGCTGATGGCGATGATGGCGATCCGCGGGATCTACGAAAAGCACAACGTCCAGTCCCTCAACCACGGCATCGGTTTCAACACCGCCGCCATCGAACTGATCCTGCCGACCTACGGTGAATCCCTCGGCCTGAAGGGCAAGATCTGCCGCAACTGGACCCTCAATCCGCACCCGACCTTGATCCCCGCGATCGAAAGCGGCTGGGTCGAAAGCGTGCATTGCTTCGGCACCGAACTGGGCATGGAAAACTACATCGCCGCCAGGCCAGATGTGTTCTTCACCGGTCGCGATGGCTCCCTGCGTTCCAACCGCATGTTCTGCCAACTGGCGGGGCAATACGCGGTGGACCTGTTCATCGGCGCGACCCTGCAAGTCGATGGCGACGGGCATTCCTCTACCGTGACCCGCGGCCGCCTGGCCGGTTTCGGTGGTGCGCCGAACATGGGCCACGACCCGCGCGGTCGTCGCCACGGCACGCCGGCCTGGCTCGACATGCGTCACGACGATGCGCCCGAAGCGTTGCTCGAACGCGGCAAAAAGCTGGTGGTGCAAATGGTCGAGACCTTCCAGGAGGGTGGCAAACCGACCTTCGTCGAAACCCTCGACGCCGTCGAGGTGGCGAGGAAAAGCGGCATGCCGCTGGCGCCGATCATGATCTACGGCGATGACGTCACGCACCTGCTGACCGAAGAAGGCATCGCCTATCTATACAAGGCTCGGTCCCTTGAAGAACGCCAGGCAATGATTGCCGCTGTCGCCGGGGTGACGGTCATCGGCCTGCGCCACAACCCGAAAGACACTGCGCGCATGCGCCGTGAAGGCCTGATCGCCTTGCCTGAAGACCTCGGCATCCGCCGCACCGACGCCACCCGCGAATTGCTCGCCGCCAAAAGCGTGGCCGACCTGGTCGAGTGGTCCGGTGGCCTGTACAACCCGCCCGCCAAATTCAGGAGCTGGTAA
- a CDS encoding chemotaxis protein CheW, whose amino-acid sequence MLEHRTSNLTGLLLPLADRHLILPNVAVAELIDYQPGTFDLDAPPWCLGRVAWRNRQIPLLSFESACGNKIVIGERARIVILNALGGLPELKFIALLVQGIPRSYKLDSQLSYVDVPLCSLEQAAVQIGEQVAKVPDLLALEALLVSAGLI is encoded by the coding sequence ATGCTTGAGCATCGCACCAGCAACCTCACCGGACTGCTGTTGCCCCTGGCCGACCGTCACCTGATTTTGCCCAACGTCGCCGTCGCCGAGCTGATCGATTACCAACCGGGCACCTTCGATCTCGATGCGCCACCCTGGTGTCTCGGGCGGGTCGCGTGGCGTAACCGGCAGATTCCATTGCTCAGTTTTGAGTCGGCCTGTGGCAACAAGATCGTCATCGGTGAGCGGGCGCGGATTGTCATCCTCAATGCCCTTGGGGGGCTGCCGGAGCTGAAGTTCATTGCGCTGCTGGTGCAGGGGATTCCGCGCTCGTACAAGCTCGACAGTCAGTTGAGCTATGTGGATGTGCCGTTGTGTTCGCTGGAACAGGCGGCCGTGCAAATAGGGGAGCAGGTGGCGAAGGTGCCGGATTTGCTGGCGCTGGAGGCGTTGTTGGTGAGTGCCGGGCTCATATGA
- a CDS encoding Hpt domain-containing protein encodes MGDRHDYVALEWVKGEIAETLKVAHQAIVTLLDDPQATHALSECLACIHQVHGSLQMVEFYGAALFAEEMEQLTRALLRHRVSLREEAIHLLLQALGQLPIYLDRVQSVRRDLPLVMLPLINDLRTVRGESLLSETSLFIPQLPDLPPLDEQSLALLEPADLPDVLRKLRQMLQMALAGLLREQDEEANLGYLAQVFSRLEGLCGPAPLGPLWQVASALVEGMRSGAIANSPALRSLFKEADQELKRLLERGMPGINQPAPPMLLKRLLFYIAKAEHPTGQMLTMKDRYGLDDALPDSAMVDEERARLAGPDRDAMRSVLSALCEELVRVKERLDLFVRSDRQHTSDLESLLAPLRQIADTLAVLGFGQPRKVIIDQLAVVLSLAQGQREPNDAILMDVAGALLYVEATLAGMVGTVEPQSQEESRLPTTDLTQIHQIVMKEARICLQQAKDMIVDYIDADWDRQHLQPLPALLTQVRGALAMIPLSRAASLIETCNQFIHEHLLLDPDHPGWQELDSLADIVTSIEYYLERLGDDPEAPGEHLLDVAQKSLAALGFFPSEQQVPVLEEVLSPTQAQVMRDHQELDDPALLQTLADVLGNPVAADNPPADEVTQDVAALDPVLLEIFRNEAETHLGSLNRFLDRAAEQLPLQASDELQRALHTLKGSASMAGVLPIAELAAPLDQLTREYKAHLLALDLDEVELLLEAEGLFRLGLRQLKRDPLAGIPGARSLIERTQALLAERLQSLLSAPNTGLRIKRDPQLINNFLAQGMDILLDAESLLRRWQEHPGERQELSALLDELTTLGEGAHLADLHPVDELCEALLDLYGAVEESSLAVSERFFHEAQSAHEALINMLDELAAGQEVSPQPERIQALRGLLDEGLDPSAMGLIRSDGSRTLSIRELGSATAELAQTATEFGLPQSPDVGAGLPAKDSQAPRLSMENASSLTTFAGKPAPAGGRVGLDDEIVAIFLEEAVDILDSAGQALQRWLGDPDNAAPLLSLQRDLHTLKGGARMADVDPVGDLAHELESLYEGLVDRRFSHGEALAQLLQHSHDRLAELLEQLQHQQPLTDPGELIDVIRHYRQDNARTLERVEPAPANDTAAHDPELQDIFLEEGFDIIENSGAALVRWQAEPTNRQEVETLLRDLHTLKGGARMVEIVPIGDLAHELEFLYEGLSAGVLQATPALFALLQSSHDRLAQMLDATRAGDPLPAADQLIDAIRNFSHPAVPETPAVTLATHKPEPLVLPPDAGADMVKVSAELLDDLVNLAGETSIFRGRIEQQVNDARVALSEMETTIERMRDQLRRLDTETQGRILSRQQVDAERLGYEEFDPLEMDRHSQLQQLSRALFESASDLLDLKETLDRRNQDAENLLQQQGRINTELQEGLMRTRMVPFERMLPRLKRIVRQVSSELGKDVEFIVGNAEGEMDRNVLERMAAPLEHMLRNAVDHGLESAEVRIAAGKPAQGRITLDLSREGGDIIFDIRDDGAGVPLDAVRRKAIKRGLLAPDSHISDRDVLQFILQPGFSTAEKITQISGRGVGMDVVHEEVRQLGGTMSIDSVPGQGVHFRIRLPFTVSVNRALMVQCGEDQYAIPLNTIDGIVRVLPNELEGHYRLDPPTYNYAGQHYELCYLGELLKTSARPKLLGQSLPLPVLLVQCNERHVAVQVDAMAGTREIVVKSLGPQFAAVQGLSGATILGDGRVVLIVDLLAPIRAMQARVPQRALAHDAEPEPHKPLLVLVVDDSVTVRKVTSRLLERHGMNVLTAKDGVDAMLLLEEHLPDLMLLDIEMPRMDGFEVATRVRADERLRHLPIIMITSRTGQKHRDRAMAIGVNDYLGKPYQESVLLDSIALWSKTHA; translated from the coding sequence ATGGGTGATCGGCACGACTATGTGGCCCTCGAGTGGGTCAAGGGCGAGATTGCCGAAACGTTGAAAGTGGCGCATCAGGCGATCGTCACCTTGCTGGATGACCCGCAGGCGACGCACGCCCTGAGCGAGTGCCTGGCGTGCATCCATCAGGTTCATGGCAGCCTGCAGATGGTCGAATTCTACGGCGCGGCGCTGTTCGCCGAAGAAATGGAGCAACTGACCCGCGCCCTGCTGCGCCACCGTGTCAGCCTTCGCGAGGAGGCGATCCATCTGTTGCTGCAGGCCCTCGGGCAACTGCCGATCTACCTCGACCGGGTGCAAAGCGTCCGTCGGGACCTGCCGCTGGTCATGTTGCCGTTGATCAACGATCTGCGCACCGTCCGCGGCGAAAGCCTGTTGTCGGAAACCAGCCTGTTCATCCCGCAATTGCCGGACCTGCCGCCACTGGATGAGCAATCCCTGGCGTTGCTGGAGCCGGCGGATTTGCCTGATGTGCTACGCAAGCTGCGGCAGATGTTGCAGATGGCCCTGGCCGGTTTGCTGCGCGAACAGGATGAGGAGGCTAATCTCGGGTATCTGGCCCAGGTGTTTTCGCGCCTGGAAGGGCTGTGTGGCCCTGCGCCACTGGGGCCGTTGTGGCAAGTCGCCTCGGCGCTGGTCGAAGGCATGCGCAGCGGCGCGATCGCCAACAGCCCGGCCTTGCGAAGCCTGTTCAAGGAGGCCGATCAGGAACTCAAACGGCTGCTCGAACGGGGCATGCCCGGCATCAATCAGCCGGCGCCACCGATGCTGCTCAAGCGTTTACTGTTTTACATTGCCAAGGCCGAACACCCCACCGGGCAGATGCTGACCATGAAAGATCGCTACGGACTGGACGATGCGCTGCCTGACAGTGCGATGGTCGATGAAGAACGGGCACGGCTGGCCGGCCCCGACCGCGACGCCATGCGCTCGGTGCTTTCAGCGCTGTGCGAAGAACTGGTGCGGGTCAAGGAGCGCCTGGACCTGTTCGTGCGCAGCGATCGCCAGCACACCTCGGACCTCGAGAGCTTGCTGGCGCCGCTGCGGCAAATCGCCGACACCCTGGCGGTGCTCGGTTTCGGCCAGCCACGCAAGGTCATCATCGACCAGTTGGCGGTGGTACTGAGCCTAGCCCAAGGCCAGCGCGAGCCCAATGACGCAATCCTGATGGATGTCGCCGGCGCCTTGCTCTATGTCGAAGCGACCCTGGCCGGCATGGTCGGCACCGTCGAGCCGCAAAGCCAGGAAGAAAGCCGTCTACCGACCACGGACCTGACGCAGATCCACCAGATCGTGATGAAGGAAGCCCGCATTTGCCTGCAACAGGCCAAGGACATGATCGTCGACTACATCGACGCCGACTGGGATCGCCAGCACCTGCAGCCACTGCCGGCGCTGCTGACCCAGGTGCGCGGCGCGCTGGCGATGATTCCGTTGAGCCGCGCGGCGAGCCTGATCGAAACCTGCAACCAGTTTATCCACGAGCATCTGTTGCTGGATCCGGATCACCCCGGCTGGCAGGAACTCGACAGCCTGGCCGACATCGTGACCAGCATCGAGTACTACCTGGAGCGCCTTGGCGACGATCCCGAAGCGCCGGGCGAACATCTGCTCGACGTCGCGCAAAAGAGCCTGGCCGCCCTCGGCTTTTTCCCCAGCGAGCAACAGGTGCCGGTGCTTGAAGAGGTGCTCAGCCCGACGCAGGCACAGGTGATGCGCGATCATCAGGAACTGGACGATCCGGCCCTCCTGCAGACCCTGGCCGATGTGCTGGGCAATCCCGTCGCTGCCGACAACCCGCCGGCGGATGAGGTGACGCAGGATGTTGCGGCGCTTGATCCGGTGTTGCTGGAGATTTTTCGCAACGAAGCCGAAACCCATCTGGGCAGTCTCAACCGCTTCCTCGACCGGGCTGCCGAGCAGCTGCCGTTGCAGGCCAGCGACGAGTTGCAGCGGGCCTTGCACACTCTCAAGGGCAGCGCCTCCATGGCGGGCGTTTTGCCGATTGCCGAGCTGGCAGCGCCGCTGGATCAATTGACCCGGGAATACAAGGCCCACCTGCTGGCGCTGGATCTGGATGAAGTCGAACTGTTGCTGGAGGCCGAAGGCCTGTTCCGCCTCGGGCTGCGGCAACTCAAGCGCGACCCGCTGGCCGGGATTCCCGGTGCCCGCTCGTTGATCGAGCGCACCCAGGCGTTGCTGGCCGAGCGTCTGCAAAGTCTACTGAGTGCACCCAATACCGGGCTGCGCATCAAGCGCGATCCGCAGTTGATCAACAACTTTCTCGCCCAGGGCATGGACATTCTGCTGGATGCCGAAAGCCTGTTGCGGCGTTGGCAGGAACATCCCGGCGAGCGGCAGGAACTCAGTGCACTGCTGGACGAATTGACCACCCTGGGCGAAGGCGCGCACCTGGCCGATCTGCATCCGGTGGATGAGCTCTGCGAAGCCTTGCTCGACCTCTATGGCGCAGTGGAGGAAAGCAGCCTGGCGGTCAGCGAGCGGTTTTTTCACGAGGCGCAAAGTGCCCACGAAGCATTGATCAACATGCTCGACGAACTGGCCGCTGGCCAGGAAGTCAGCCCGCAACCGGAGCGGATCCAGGCCTTGCGCGGCTTGCTCGATGAGGGCCTCGATCCCTCGGCCATGGGCCTGATCCGTAGCGACGGCAGCCGAACCCTGAGCATTCGCGAGCTGGGCAGCGCTACGGCTGAACTGGCACAGACCGCAACCGAATTCGGCCTCCCGCAATCCCCTGATGTAGGAGCTGGCTTGCCAGCGAAGGACTCACAGGCGCCGCGTTTATCCATGGAAAACGCGTCATCGTTAACGACCTTCGCTGGCAAGCCAGCTCCTGCAGGGGGCCGTGTCGGGCTGGACGATGAGATCGTCGCGATCTTCCTCGAAGAAGCGGTGGATATCCTCGACAGCGCCGGCCAGGCCCTGCAACGCTGGCTGGGCGACCCGGACAACGCCGCGCCGCTGTTGTCCTTGCAGCGTGACCTGCACACCCTCAAGGGTGGTGCGCGGATGGCCGACGTCGACCCCGTCGGTGACCTGGCCCATGAGTTGGAAAGCCTTTACGAAGGCCTGGTCGATCGCCGTTTCAGTCACGGCGAAGCCTTGGCGCAGCTGCTGCAACACAGCCATGACCGACTCGCCGAGTTGCTTGAGCAACTGCAACACCAGCAGCCATTGACCGATCCGGGGGAGTTGATCGACGTCATTCGCCACTACCGTCAGGACAATGCCCGTACCCTTGAGCGGGTCGAGCCCGCGCCGGCCAACGACACGGCCGCCCATGATCCCGAGTTGCAGGACATCTTCCTCGAGGAAGGTTTCGACATCATTGAAAACTCTGGCGCGGCATTGGTGCGCTGGCAAGCCGAACCGACCAATCGTCAGGAAGTGGAAACCCTGTTGCGCGATCTGCACACCCTCAAGGGGGGCGCGCGGATGGTCGAGATCGTCCCGATCGGCGACCTCGCCCATGAGCTCGAATTTCTCTACGAGGGCCTGTCCGCTGGCGTGCTGCAAGCCACCCCCGCGTTGTTCGCGCTGCTGCAAAGCAGCCATGACCGCCTGGCGCAAATGCTCGACGCGACCCGCGCCGGGGACCCGTTGCCAGCGGCCGATCAACTGATCGACGCGATCAGGAATTTCAGCCACCCAGCGGTGCCTGAAACGCCGGCTGTCACACTCGCAACGCACAAGCCCGAGCCACTCGTGCTGCCACCTGACGCCGGCGCCGACATGGTCAAGGTCTCGGCTGAACTGCTCGACGACCTGGTCAACCTGGCCGGCGAAACCTCGATCTTCCGGGGGCGGATCGAGCAACAGGTCAATGATGCGCGCGTGGCCCTGAGCGAAATGGAAACCACTATTGAGCGCATGCGTGATCAGTTGCGCCGCCTCGATACCGAAACCCAGGGGCGGATTCTCAGCCGTCAGCAGGTCGATGCCGAACGCCTGGGCTACGAAGAATTCGATCCGCTGGAAATGGACCGTCATTCGCAGTTGCAGCAGCTGTCGCGGGCGCTGTTCGAATCCGCCTCCGACCTGCTCGACCTCAAGGAAACGCTCGACCGGCGCAATCAGGACGCGGAAAACCTGCTGCAACAGCAGGGCCGCATCAACACCGAATTGCAGGAAGGCCTGATGCGCACGCGCATGGTCCCGTTCGAGCGCATGCTGCCGCGCTTGAAACGCATCGTCCGCCAGGTCTCCAGCGAACTGGGCAAGGACGTGGAGTTCATCGTCGGCAACGCTGAAGGCGAGATGGACCGTAACGTGCTCGAACGCATGGCGGCGCCGCTGGAGCACATGCTGCGCAATGCCGTGGACCACGGGCTGGAGTCCGCCGAGGTGCGTATCGCGGCCGGTAAACCGGCTCAGGGGCGGATTACCCTCGACCTGTCGCGAGAGGGCGGCGACATCATTTTCGACATCCGCGACGACGGGGCCGGCGTGCCGCTGGACGCGGTCCGGCGCAAGGCGATCAAGCGCGGCCTGCTGGCGCCGGACAGCCACATCAGCGACCGCGACGTGCTGCAGTTCATCCTGCAACCGGGGTTCTCCACCGCCGAGAAAATCACCCAGATTTCCGGGCGGGGCGTCGGCATGGACGTGGTTCACGAAGAAGTCCGGCAACTCGGCGGCACGATGAGCATCGACTCCGTGCCCGGGCAGGGCGTGCACTTCCGGATTCGCCTGCCGTTCACCGTCTCGGTCAACCGCGCGCTGATGGTGCAGTGCGGGGAGGATCAATACGCGATCCCGCTGAACACCATCGACGGTATCGTGCGTGTGTTGCCCAACGAACTCGAAGGGCATTACCGGCTCGATCCGCCGACCTACAACTACGCCGGGCAACACTATGAACTGTGTTACCTCGGTGAATTGCTCAAGACCAGCGCCCGTCCCAAATTGCTGGGCCAGAGCCTGCCGCTGCCGGTGTTGCTGGTGCAGTGCAACGAGCGACATGTTGCCGTGCAGGTCGATGCCATGGCTGGCACCCGCGAGATCGTGGTGAAAAGCCTCGGTCCGCAGTTCGCGGCGGTACAGGGGTTGTCCGGGGCCACGATCCTGGGTGATGGCCGGGTGGTGCTGATTGTCGATCTGCTGGCACCGATCCGCGCCATGCAGGCACGTGTGCCGCAGCGAGCATTGGCTCACGACGCGGAACCCGAGCCGCACAAACCGTTGCTGGTGCTGGTGGTCGACGATTCGGTCACCGTGCGCAAGGTCACCAGCCGTTTGCTCGAACGCCACGGCATGAACGTGCTGACCGCCAAGGACGGTGTCGACGCCATGTTGCTGCTCGAAGAACACCTGCCGGACCTGATGCTGCTGGACATCGAAATGCCGCGCATGGACGGCTTCGAAGTGGCGACCCGGGTGCGCGCGGACGAACGCTTGCGGCACCTGCCAATCATCATGATCACCTCGCGCACCGGCCAGAAACACCGCGACCGCGCCATGGCCATCGGCGTCAACGACTACCTCGGCAAGCCGTACCAGGAATCGGTGCTGCTCGACAGCATCGCCCTATGGAGCAAGACCCATGCTTGA